Genomic segment of Trichoderma breve strain T069 chromosome 7 map unlocalized scaffold00007, whole genome shotgun sequence:
CCCTCAGGAGGTGCCGTTGCACGCCATCGAGAGGACGCCCGAATATGAAGACTTCATGACCAAGCTGCGAGACTACCATGCAAAGCGAGGCACGACGCTGGATCCAGAACCCAAGGTTGGCATGATCCACCTGGATCTGTACAAGGTCTTCAACCACATTGTCGCCAGCGGTGGATATGATAAAGTTTCGGAGGAGAAATTGGCGTGGCGGCGCATGGCAGCTGAGCTTGGCCTTCATTCAAATAACGAGGCATCGACGGCCTTTGCTCTCAAGGAAAAGTTCTACAAGAACCTCGCCGCATACGAAATCAGCACAGTCCACGGAAAGGAGCCGCCGCCCAAAGACATTTTGGAAGACGTCACAGCCAAAGGCGCAAGTCTGTTGACACGCACGAGAGAAAACTTTCGCGGCAAGCGGGAAAGCAATGTCGGAGCTACGGACAGCGCTGCGTCTGGCGATGACGGCACTCCGACCCAAGAACGGCCAGCGCCAGACCCTGCTGCAAGTGCTCGAGCTTCCCGCGGTCTTCGCGAGGCTCCTCCTCAGCGGGTCATCTTCCAGCCCGATACAGGCCCGGCCCGATCTACAAGACAGGCCTCCAACCAGCAGGCAGGCAACTCGGCTTCGCCAGCGGTAAACCATGTACATCAAAGcgctcctcatcatcaatctGCCCATCCGATGCCACTAATGGCAATCCATAACAACTCACGGGGGCCTTCGATCCTACACCACCCTCCAAACTCCGAAAACACATCACATTTGGTTACATCCTACCAACCGAAGCCGATGAAGCCGCTTCAGCTGCGTCCTGTGGCAACCCCGAGCAACACGCCGAGCGAGTTTTTTAAAGCCAAGCTACCGCATCGATTTGCGCTCGATCCTGCCAACAGACAGCCCATGCAACCCGGCAGTAAGTTTCAAACAAGCCATGTTTTCTTCTGAGAGATGTTGTGCTAACGCGTTTGGATTTGAAGCTGGTTTTGATGGCCCCAACATTTATACCCGATGCTTAAATGCTCTCCGTTCTTGTGTCCCCGCGGAGCAGGCTTTTGCGCTCAATCACCTGGTGAAGATATCGTTTGAACGAGGTGATAAGTATAAATTCGACTCTTTCCCGGGATTGGCGGAAGGCCTTGTGGAGAAGGCGCTGCAGATTGGCAACCTCTTCTACCATGTCAATTGGACGGTTTCTTGGGATTCTTTCGCCGAGTCAAACGATATTGGCTGCCTGGATGGCAATTACGGCACACAAGACATACTAGAACGAATCTCAAACTTGGTCGAGCGAGACATACCAGATGTCATCCAAACTGAAAAGTTTGCCGATGAAATGGTATTGACAACCGAGGCCATTCTCACTATTCGAAACATGGTGACGCTGCCTGAAAATGCGCAAAACATGTCCGACTTCTACCCCGTAAAGGACCTGATATGCATCCTTTTACATCTACCGGCAAGAGACTCGCTTATCGAGGTCAagcatcttgctcttgacATTGCAGAGCAGCTGACACCTTTCATGGCTCTGGAATCTGACGACCCCTTGTACAAGACACTCTTGGCCCAGTTGTCATCAGAAGACAGAGGAACCATCCTGACAGCACTTCGCGCCCTTGGTCGCATTTCTGTGAATCTGGAGGCGACAAACAAATTGGGCGAAGTGCCAAGCACAACGCTTCAGCGGATCGTGAACTGGCTTCTGCTaaacgacgacgagctcaTTGACGCCTGCCTCGACTTTCTATACCAGTACACGGCTGTTGTGCCTAATCTCGACAACTTGGTGCGATCTATCGTTCCCGACAACCTTGTTCAGCAGCTTGTTCGCCTATTAGCACACGGAGCTCGCAAATATACCAGAGAGTATACAGTTATCCCAGAGCAGAGGTTACCGGCAAAGGATGAAATTGCGCCAATGCCCAATGACTTGCTTCAGGAAAtgctgaagctggaggagccgGACCGTGTCCACCAATGGGTCAAGTGCTTCTTCGAGGAAGACAATCGATCCTTTATTACCCAGCTTGCCGCATGGCAGGCTTACCAGTCGGCATTTGCCACCCCTCTGAAGGCTATCAATCAGCCCATGATCACTCCGGCAGATTTCATTAGAAGCAGTACGTCTGTCTATAAGGATTCCAACGCCCAGGTGCTACGGGAACCTGGTGACCCCCAGCAAAAGTTCATCATCCATGGTATTCGCGCTCGACCACGGCCCCTCGCTTTCGACGGCACTGAATATGGCCGCTGCTTATGGGCCATGAATCccgaaaagaagaacgagaAGTGCGGCCACTTTTATCTTAAGCAGGAGGAAATGTGGAATCACATTCTCACGGCACATCTGAATGAGCAGAGGGGTGAAAATGGACAATTCTCCAATATCGAAAAGGAGTATCAATGTACCTGGGCCGAGTGCACAAAATACGAGAAGCCGACAAAGATGCACCTGCAGACTCTCGCCCAGCACATCTCGACGCACATTTCAACCATGATCCCGAGCCCCGGTTCGTTTAACAGGCGCCCGCGACACCCGTGGGTCATTCCGGCAAAGACGATGAGTATCGTGCTGGAAGAGACACCGACGTTCCGCGATGAGCGGATGCCCGAGGCGCCTCCCCAGGCTGGCGGCATCCCGCTCAGTGCCGTGTTGGTGCTCCGCAACATTGCTCGTAACGTGGTCAAGAcggaggccgaggaggagcttctcaaggagcAGTCCAGGACTTTTGAGAAGGGAGGATGGAATGAGAAGCTCTTCCGGCCTCACTTGACTCAGTTGCATGGCATCTTAGCGGAGAATCTTGCCATGGTAGGTTACTTCATGCTCCCCCTTTTTATAGAAATTATTGTAGCTAATGAGTTTGTTGCAGAGTCCATATATCGCTTCGTTATTGGAGCTGATCATTCCGGTGCCGGATGACCGCGATTAACTGATCAATTGATCTGCGTTTTAGCTACTCAGACGGAATCATCAACAGGACGAATAGCCCAGATGGTTTGATTATGTGTACCATGCATCATCAAGACGAGCAGAGCTATGAGCGCAAGAGCAGACTACGTGGCAGCGTGTTTaggtgtttttttttattactttttgttttgttaatgagttggtgatgattcGACTTGTAAACGGTACGATATGATACGAGGTTTAGCCCGTGTGGTTTTCATACCCCGGCGTTTTAGGTAATGAAGGATGGAAGGAGGGTGAAGAAAATTTAGTATCTTTTCCTTTGGAGAGAGGGGGTTAGTTAGAGTTGGCTGTGCTTGCTTCTGGTTTGCTCCGTATGGGCCTTGGAGGATTGGTTTATAGCGAGCTCCTTTTTTCAAGCCACTTTTTTGAAGGAATCATAATAAAAGCAGTACAAGCAAGCTACATTGCAGCTCATCCAATTATGTGACTGCCGCAGCTCTTTGCAAAAGGAATTGGCAGTCCGTGTAGAAGGATCAAGTGCCGTTGGGATGAAGCTATTGGGAATCCAGAAGCGGCACGTAATCGAGTGGACTGATTACCTTGATAGCCCAACAATGCACgagcacggagtacatgATGCTACTGCATTACATCTGCATACATCAGGCAAGGTGGCCCAATGCACCAGGACCTGACCAGGCGATAACATGCCGCACCAATCCAAGACACAGCAAACAGCTCTCTTGGGCGCTTAAGCATGTGAAGAGAGAGCTTCCAAGACCTGACCTGTCAAGACGCGCGCCATTTGAGTTTTTCTCTAGGCAACTCGGAGGATGCGCTCCGAACGGGGCCGCACGATCTGCATGAAGCTTTTCTCGCCCTCCCGCATCGCGACGAGGGTTGGAGGGGAAGGCCAAGCGCGAGGTTGGTTGGGTCTCGATAGGTTTCA
This window contains:
- a CDS encoding ARID/BRIGHT DNA binding domain-containing protein, which produces MTSSPQEVPLHAIERTPEYEDFMTKLRDYHAKRGTTLDPEPKVGMIHLDLYKVFNHIVASGGYDKVSEEKLAWRRMAAELGLHSNNEASTAFALKEKFYKNLAAYEISTVHGKEPPPKDILEDVTAKGASLLTRTRENFRGKRESNVGATDSAASGDDGTPTQERPAPDPAASARASRGLREAPPQRVIFQPDTGPARSTRQASNQQAGNSASPAVNHVHQSAPHHQSAHPMPLMAIHNNSRGPSILHHPPNSENTSHLVTSYQPKPMKPLQLRPVATPSNTPSEFFKAKLPHRFALDPANRQPMQPGTGFDGPNIYTRCLNALRSCVPAEQAFALNHLVKISFERGDKYKFDSFPGLAEGLVEKALQIGNLFYHVNWTVSWDSFAESNDIGCLDGNYGTQDILERISNLVERDIPDVIQTEKFADEMVLTTEAILTIRNMVTLPENAQNMSDFYPVKDLICILLHLPARDSLIEVKHLALDIAEQLTPFMALESDDPLYKTLLAQLSSEDRGTILTALRALGRISVNLEATNKLGEVPSTTLQRIVNWLLLNDDELIDACLDFLYQYTAVVPNLDNLVRSIVPDNLVQQLVRLLAHGARKYTREYTVIPEQRLPAKDEIAPMPNDLLQEMLKLEEPDRVHQWVKCFFEEDNRSFITQLAAWQAYQSAFATPLKAINQPMITPADFIRSSTSVYKDSNAQVLREPGDPQQKFIIHGIRARPRPLAFDGTEYGRCLWAMNPEKKNEKCGHFYLKQEEMWNHILTAHLNEQRGENGQFSNIEKEYQCTWAECTKYEKPTKMHLQTLAQHISTHISTMIPSPGSFNRRPRHPWVIPAKTMSIVLEETPTFRDERMPEAPPQAGGIPLSAVLVLRNIARNVVKTEAEEELLKEQSRTFEKGGWNEKLFRPHLTQLHGILAENLAMSPYIASLLELIIPVPDDRD